In Rhizobium sp. BG4, the genomic stretch CTTGGTATCGAGATTGCCGGTCGGCTCGTCGGCGAGCAACAGTGCCGGCTCGGTGACGATGGCGCGGGCGATTGCGACGCGCTGCTGCTGGCCACCGGAGAGCTCCTGCGTCTTGTGATGTTCGCGGCCCGAGAGTCCGACGAGCTTCAACGCTTCGCGGGCGCGCTTGTGACGCTCCGCGGCATGCATGCCGCGATAGATCAGCGGCAGCTCGACATTTTCGAGCGCCGAGGTGCGCGACAGAAGATTGAAGCCCTGGAAGACGAAGCCCAGCATGTGGCGGCGCAGCAGCGTCAGCTGGCTGCGATCGAACCCGGTCGTCGAGATGCCCTGGAAGACATAGTCGCCCGAAGTCGGCACATCGAGGCAGCCGAGAATATTCATCGCCGTCGACTTGCCGGAGCCGGAGGGACCCATGATCGCGACGAACTCGTGTGTCCGGATCGTCATGTCGACGCGGTCGAGTGCGCGGATCGCCGCCTCGCCCTCGCCGTAGATCTTCGACACCTGCCGGAATTCCAGAAGCGGCGGAGTGCTCATCATCCGCCCGCCTATCGTGTCCTGGCGGTGGCGTCGGTCACGAGCGCATCGCCGTCCTTGATCTCACCCGAGGTCACCTGCGTGAACTGGCCATCCGACGAGCCCACCTGGATGACGAGCGGAACCTGGCGTTCGCCGCGCAGTACCCAAACGCGGCGCTTGTTGCCGGTCAGCGCCTCGCCACCGGCGCCCGATCGCGGTCCCATGCGGGGCGGACGGAAGAGACCGAAAATACCGCGGTTGCGGCCGGCGCCCGTTTCTGGCGGCGCATAGCGCAGCGCCGCATTCGGCACCATCAGCGTGTCCTTGACGGCCTCGACGGTGACGTCGGCTGTCG encodes the following:
- a CDS encoding ABC transporter ATP-binding protein gives rise to the protein MSTPPLLEFRQVSKIYGEGEAAIRALDRVDMTIRTHEFVAIMGPSGSGKSTAMNILGCLDVPTSGDYVFQGISTTGFDRSQLTLLRRHMLGFVFQGFNLLSRTSALENVELPLIYRGMHAAERHKRAREALKLVGLSGREHHKTQELSGGQQQRVAIARAIVTEPALLLADEPTGNLDTKTSIEIMDLMTRLNREQGITIVMVTHEPDIAGYAQRLLRFVDGKLEAEVAHKQEAGHVS